A single Verrucomicrobiia bacterium DNA region contains:
- a CDS encoding glycoside hydrolase family 78 protein, with translation MMEFPRQTGLVSRIAISIFLSVIAWSPVTPAATLQITDPRTEGQANPLGIDRAEPRLSWKLTSSQRAQTQTAYQVRVATEATKLTRGEADYWDSGRVTSSESVNVIYNGPGLRSGQRVWWAVRVWDRDGEASAWSQPAYWEMGLLAPTDWQATWITRDRKPRTNEAEFFQDDPAPLFRKEFHCEPKVRRARLHVSGLGYYELTLNGQRVGDHVLDPGWTSYSQRVLYSTYDVTQQLRRGDNALGIMLGNGWFNPAPLRFWGKINLREHLTIGEPRFILQLEVEFADGRTQTIVSDESWRVADGPVRRHNIYLGEVYDARQEQPGWDQPGFDASHWQTAVRAGAPHLGVLRAQSAPPIRITRTLPPVRLTEPQPGVFIFDLGQNFAGWARLHVSGPAGTRVRLRYGELLYPDGALNGMTAVCGQIKGGGKDYRYDGNGAPKTAFQQDEYILRGGSRETFTPRFTYHGFRYVEVTGYPGRPELNALEGLRLNADVASAGTFACSNEQFNRIQKMVLWTELSNLFSVQSDCPHREKFGYGGDIVASSEMALLNFDMRNFYVKAVEDLADAVRSNGGFTETAPFVGISDEGLGDQSGPVGWGTAQPLLLAQLYQYYGDRRLLEEQYGAARRWLNLLRSQARDGILDNGISDHESLVTKPRALTGTAFYYFNAKLLAQLAQTLGRATEATEAERLAEQIKTAFNHKFLKLHTGQYDAGTQAAQAFALYFGLVPATEQAAALNTLVRDIEQTHQGHLSTGIFGTKYMLHTLADHGRPEVAYRMVDQRTFPGWGFMLENGATTLWEHWEFSDNTYSHNHPMFGSVSEWFYKVLAGIQPAPDAVGFDKIIIKPQPVGDLQWAKASYDSVRGRIVSNWRKRGGEFDLRVSVPIGARATVFVPTRDADRLREGGHALPKVTGVQLIRATGDIAELAVESGDYHFTAPAN, from the coding sequence ATGATGGAGTTCCCCAGGCAAACCGGGCTGGTTTCCCGCATCGCCATTTCAATCTTTCTAAGCGTCATCGCCTGGTCGCCAGTGACCCCGGCCGCGACGTTGCAGATCACCGACCCGCGCACCGAAGGCCAAGCCAATCCGCTGGGCATTGATCGCGCCGAACCGCGCTTGAGTTGGAAGCTGACCTCGTCGCAGCGCGCTCAAACGCAAACGGCTTATCAGGTGCGGGTCGCCACGGAGGCGACCAAGCTCACCCGAGGCGAAGCGGATTACTGGGACAGTGGCCGGGTCACTTCCAGCGAATCGGTGAATGTGATTTACAACGGGCCGGGGTTGCGATCGGGGCAGCGAGTCTGGTGGGCAGTACGAGTTTGGGACCGGGACGGCGAAGCCTCGGCGTGGAGTCAACCGGCTTATTGGGAAATGGGACTGCTGGCGCCAACCGACTGGCAAGCCACCTGGATTACGCGCGACCGGAAGCCGCGCACGAATGAAGCCGAGTTTTTTCAGGATGACCCCGCCCCGCTCTTCCGCAAGGAGTTTCACTGTGAGCCGAAGGTGCGTCGCGCCCGTCTGCATGTGAGCGGACTGGGTTATTACGAACTGACCCTGAACGGTCAGCGCGTGGGCGATCACGTTTTGGATCCGGGTTGGACGAGCTATTCGCAACGGGTGCTTTACTCGACTTACGATGTCACCCAGCAACTCCGACGCGGCGACAATGCGCTGGGAATCATGCTGGGCAACGGCTGGTTCAACCCCGCGCCCTTGCGGTTTTGGGGCAAGATCAATCTGCGCGAGCATCTCACCATTGGCGAACCGCGCTTCATTCTGCAACTGGAAGTGGAGTTCGCGGATGGACGCACGCAAACCATTGTTTCGGATGAAAGCTGGCGGGTGGCGGATGGTCCGGTGCGGCGCCACAACATTTATCTGGGCGAAGTTTATGACGCACGCCAGGAGCAGCCCGGTTGGGATCAACCGGGTTTTGACGCGAGCCATTGGCAAACCGCCGTACGCGCCGGCGCACCGCATCTGGGAGTGTTGCGCGCCCAAAGCGCGCCGCCGATTCGCATCACCCGCACGTTGCCTCCCGTTCGTCTCACGGAACCCCAACCCGGGGTGTTCATCTTCGATCTGGGACAAAACTTCGCCGGTTGGGCGCGACTGCACGTTAGCGGCCCGGCGGGAACGCGCGTGCGACTGCGCTACGGCGAACTGCTTTATCCGGATGGCGCGCTTAACGGCATGACGGCGGTTTGCGGCCAAATCAAGGGCGGCGGCAAGGACTATCGTTACGATGGCAACGGAGCGCCCAAGACGGCTTTTCAGCAGGACGAATACATTTTACGCGGCGGCAGCAGAGAAACCTTCACGCCACGATTCACCTACCACGGCTTTCGTTACGTTGAGGTTACCGGTTATCCCGGGCGACCGGAGTTAAATGCGCTCGAAGGGTTGCGCCTAAACGCGGATGTGGCGTCCGCCGGCACGTTTGCCTGTTCCAACGAACAATTCAATCGCATCCAGAAAATGGTGTTGTGGACTGAGTTGAGCAATCTGTTCAGCGTGCAGTCCGATTGTCCGCATCGCGAAAAATTTGGGTACGGCGGGGACATTGTGGCGTCGAGCGAAATGGCGCTGCTGAATTTCGACATGCGCAACTTCTACGTGAAAGCGGTGGAGGATTTAGCCGACGCCGTGCGGTCGAACGGCGGGTTCACCGAAACCGCGCCGTTCGTCGGGATCAGTGATGAAGGATTGGGTGACCAATCCGGACCGGTCGGATGGGGCACGGCGCAGCCGCTGCTGTTGGCGCAACTCTACCAGTATTACGGCGACCGCCGTCTGCTTGAAGAACAGTATGGCGCCGCGCGACGTTGGCTGAATCTGCTGCGCTCGCAGGCACGCGACGGCATCCTCGACAACGGAATCAGCGATCACGAAAGCCTGGTGACCAAACCGCGCGCGCTCACCGGTACCGCCTTTTACTATTTCAACGCCAAATTGTTGGCGCAGCTTGCGCAGACTCTCGGTCGCGCCACCGAAGCGACAGAGGCCGAGCGGTTGGCGGAACAAATTAAAACCGCGTTCAACCACAAGTTCCTCAAACTCCACACCGGGCAGTATGATGCCGGCACCCAAGCCGCCCAGGCTTTCGCGCTCTACTTTGGATTAGTCCCCGCCACGGAACAGGCGGCCGCTCTGAACACGCTGGTGCGCGATATCGAACAGACTCACCAAGGCCACTTGAGCACCGGAATTTTCGGCACGAAATACATGTTGCACACGCTCGCGGATCACGGACGACCAGAGGTGGCCTATCGGATGGTGGATCAACGGACCTTCCCCGGTTGGGGCTTCATGCTGGAAAACGGCGCGACCACCCTTTGGGAACACTGGGAATTCAGCGACAACACTTACTCGCACAACCATCCGATGTTCGGTTCGGTCAGTGAATGGTTTTACAAGGTGCTGGCAGGAATTCAACCGGCTCCCGATGCGGTGGGTTTCGACAAAATCATCATCAAGCCCCAACCGGTGGGCGACCTGCAATGGGCCAAAGCCAGCTATGATTCGGTTCGGGGCCGCATCGTCAGCAACTGGCGCAAGCGCGGCGGTGAATTTGACTTACGCGTGTCCGTGCCCATCGGCGCGCGTGCCACCGTGTTTGTGCCAACTCGCGACGCCGACCGCCTGCGAGAAGGAGGCCACGCACTTCCAAAGGTAACGGGAGTTCAATTGATCCGCGCGACGGGCGACATCGCCGAACTGGCAGTGGAATCCGGCGATTATCACTTCACGGCGCCGGCAAATTAA
- a CDS encoding adenine phosphoribosyltransferase, protein MSAAQLTSREIAQAIRNVPDFPSAGVQFKDITPVLADPRLFAGTVELLTSHFRPGEVDAVVGIDARGFIFAAAAAMRLRAGFVPVRKKGKLPFQTIEQDYALEYGQATVAIHTDALQSGSRVLLVDDLLATGGTAAAAATLVGKLGGKILEAAFVIELEFLHGRHKLPGLPIHSLVTY, encoded by the coding sequence ATGAGTGCTGCTCAACTTACGTCGCGCGAAATTGCGCAAGCCATCCGCAACGTGCCGGATTTTCCCAGTGCGGGAGTGCAATTCAAAGATATTACGCCGGTGCTGGCCGATCCGCGCCTCTTTGCCGGCACCGTGGAATTGCTGACGTCGCATTTCCGCCCCGGCGAGGTGGATGCCGTGGTGGGCATTGACGCGCGCGGCTTCATTTTTGCCGCGGCGGCGGCGATGCGACTGCGGGCGGGCTTCGTTCCCGTGCGTAAAAAAGGAAAATTACCGTTTCAAACCATCGAGCAGGATTACGCGTTGGAATACGGTCAAGCCACCGTGGCCATTCATACCGATGCGTTGCAATCCGGCAGTCGCGTGTTGCTGGTGGATGACTTGTTGGCCACGGGCGGCACGGCAGCGGCGGCGGCGACCCTCGTTGGAAAGCTGGGAGGAAAAATCCTTGAAGCCGCGTTCGTTATCGAACTCGAATTTTTGCATGGACGCCACAAGCTGCCGGGGCTGCCGATTCATTCGCTGGTGACCTACTGA
- a CDS encoding neutral/alkaline non-lysosomal ceramidase N-terminal domain-containing protein: MKKLFKIGFSCGIGIGGLIAIVLLVSLDTVDYQPYFRTSYHQNTVECLQTRVATNAAIQGELFAGFGRARLTPTINAAQDLPEQGQFRSLPLAGYGSRRGEAATGVHDDLYVKAAALRVGGRLGVMVGTDALIVPIEVTDLAMQRLEQEAGLRREQVYLSASHSHSSLGGWGEGLVAEAFAGGFQPGSRIWFADRIVTAVREAIADLQPATFGYGHFEAPELIRNRLVGPLGQVDPEFSWLLFQQSNGRRIVLGSYSAHATVLSGSSMVFSADYPGSWQRAVETAPSTAAIFLAGGVGSQSPVAPGTNGFDRAEQMGRALAQRTLAQLTEVSLTNRVVFNLLGLEVALPPLNVRVSDGLRLRPWLARELLPVRPSSFLQVFRINDTVWISTPCDYSAELTLGVKDYLRARGYSGVITSFNGDYVGYVVPARYYHLNGYEPRLMSFFGPNVPDYFDELIRAMAAAMITQ, translated from the coding sequence GTGAAGAAGCTTTTCAAAATCGGCTTTAGTTGCGGAATCGGTATTGGCGGACTTATCGCCATTGTCCTGCTGGTTAGCTTGGATACCGTGGATTATCAACCTTACTTCCGCACGAGCTACCATCAAAATACAGTCGAGTGCCTGCAAACCCGCGTAGCTACCAATGCCGCGATCCAAGGGGAACTGTTTGCTGGCTTCGGGCGCGCGCGCCTGACGCCGACAATCAATGCCGCTCAGGATCTTCCGGAACAAGGACAGTTTCGCTCGCTGCCGCTGGCGGGTTACGGCAGCCGCCGAGGTGAGGCCGCCACCGGGGTGCATGATGATCTTTACGTCAAGGCTGCCGCGCTGCGCGTGGGGGGGCGCCTGGGAGTGATGGTCGGAACCGACGCCCTGATTGTTCCTATCGAGGTAACCGATTTAGCCATGCAACGGCTTGAGCAGGAGGCCGGCTTGCGGCGCGAACAAGTTTACCTCAGCGCGAGCCACTCGCACTCGAGTCTGGGTGGCTGGGGTGAAGGTCTGGTGGCGGAAGCGTTTGCCGGCGGATTCCAACCGGGTTCACGCATTTGGTTTGCGGATCGGATCGTGACCGCCGTGCGCGAAGCCATCGCCGATCTGCAACCGGCCACTTTTGGCTACGGCCATTTCGAGGCGCCGGAATTGATTCGCAACCGACTGGTCGGCCCGCTGGGGCAGGTGGATCCGGAATTTAGCTGGTTGCTGTTCCAGCAGAGCAACGGTCGTCGCATCGTGTTGGGGAGTTACAGCGCGCACGCGACGGTGCTTTCCGGGAGTTCCATGGTGTTCAGCGCTGACTATCCGGGTTCCTGGCAACGAGCGGTTGAAACGGCCCCCAGTACTGCCGCCATCTTTCTGGCGGGCGGAGTTGGGAGCCAATCGCCCGTGGCGCCAGGGACCAACGGTTTTGACCGCGCCGAGCAAATGGGGCGGGCGCTCGCGCAACGAACCCTGGCGCAGTTGACCGAGGTTTCGCTGACGAACCGCGTGGTCTTCAACCTCTTGGGTTTGGAAGTGGCGTTGCCACCGCTCAACGTGCGCGTCAGCGATGGACTCCGCCTGCGCCCCTGGCTCGCCCGCGAGCTATTACCAGTCCGGCCCAGCAGTTTTCTACAGGTGTTCAGAATCAACGACACGGTTTGGATTTCTACTCCTTGCGATTACAGCGCTGAACTTACCCTTGGCGTCAAGGATTACCTGCGCGCTCGCGGTTACTCCGGCGTCATCACCAGTTTCAACGGCGATTACGTGGGCTACGTGGTGCCCGCGCGGTATTATCATTTGAACGGCTACGAGCCGCGATTGATGTCGTTCTTCGGACCCAACGTCCCGGATTATTTCGACGAATTAATCCGCGCCATGGCCGCGGCGATGATAACCCAATAA
- the lepB gene encoding signal peptidase I: MELDPTLDLKLADSATTPVAPSPTPVSAPRTWWRPLLRHLFTGVLILGLSYGTFQFVTHYLLQVIEVVGVSMTPTLQSSHRYMMNRWIFHFRDPRPTDIVVLRDPSDNGYAVKRIVAQQGDTVYVADGHLFVNGKLLDEPYLPEKTPTYPGPQVREQMWICGINQYFVLGDNRNNSADSRIYGAVPRENILGLVTP, translated from the coding sequence ATGGAACTTGATCCGACATTGGATTTGAAGCTGGCAGACTCGGCGACAACGCCAGTTGCTCCGTCGCCGACACCGGTGTCGGCGCCCCGGACGTGGTGGCGTCCCCTGCTCCGCCATCTGTTCACCGGCGTACTGATTCTGGGCTTGAGCTACGGCACCTTCCAATTCGTCACCCATTATCTATTGCAGGTGATCGAAGTGGTTGGGGTCAGCATGACGCCCACCCTGCAAAGTTCTCATCGCTACATGATGAACCGCTGGATCTTTCACTTCCGCGATCCGCGCCCCACCGACATCGTTGTGCTGCGGGATCCGTCAGACAATGGCTACGCGGTAAAACGGATTGTCGCTCAACAAGGGGATACGGTCTATGTGGCGGACGGACACCTATTCGTGAACGGCAAATTGCTGGACGAGCCTTATCTACCGGAAAAGACCCCGACGTATCCCGGACCACAGGTGCGGGAGCAAATGTGGATCTGCGGTATCAATCAGTACTTCGTGCTTGGCGACAACCGCAACAACAGCGCCGACAGCCGGATCTATGGCGCGGTGCCGCGCGAAAACATCCTCGGACTGGTCACGCCTTGA
- a CDS encoding prepilin-type N-terminal cleavage/methylation domain-containing protein has translation MQNDLTKNSGLPDNERTIIRSLRPMGGGRGQGFTLIELLVVIAIIAILAAMLLPALSKAKTKAQGISCLNNTKQLTLAWLLYAGDSNDRVANNYGVNETVAAIENSKLDNWVNNVMTWGAGNSVADRSNTNLHWVASGVLGRYTAASVGVYKCPADVFLYDTQRAAGWKQRNRSLSMNSVFGRFQSIDTPAQPDITAKGRNWGFQDYRQYLKITEVPRPVRTWLFVDEHPDSINDGYFINNPDAANWQDIPASYHNGACGFSFADGHSEIKKWQSRTSKYPIRYNYPTTMMAFDAAGRNDFYWYRQHTGYVRFANGQAMYGY, from the coding sequence ATGCAAAATGACCTTACTAAAAACAGCGGCCTGCCGGATAACGAGCGGACGATAATTCGTTCCCTGCGCCCAATGGGCGGTGGGCGGGGCCAGGGCTTTACACTGATCGAGTTATTGGTGGTAATTGCCATCATCGCCATTCTCGCGGCGATGCTGCTCCCGGCGTTATCCAAGGCCAAAACCAAAGCACAAGGCATCAGTTGCCTGAACAACACGAAACAACTCACGCTGGCGTGGCTGTTGTATGCCGGCGATAGTAATGATCGCGTGGCCAACAATTACGGCGTAAACGAAACCGTTGCCGCCATTGAGAACAGCAAGCTGGATAATTGGGTGAACAACGTCATGACCTGGGGTGCGGGCAACTCAGTTGCGGACCGCAGCAACACCAATCTGCACTGGGTGGCTTCCGGCGTATTGGGCCGATACACAGCCGCCAGTGTCGGGGTATATAAATGCCCGGCCGACGTTTTTCTTTATGACACTCAGCGAGCCGCCGGTTGGAAACAACGTAATCGCAGCCTGTCAATGAATTCCGTCTTTGGGCGCTTCCAGAGTATCGACACACCAGCACAGCCTGACATTACGGCCAAGGGCAGAAATTGGGGCTTTCAGGATTACCGTCAGTACCTCAAAATCACCGAGGTGCCGCGCCCAGTGCGTACTTGGTTGTTCGTGGATGAACATCCCGACTCAATCAACGACGGATATTTCATTAACAACCCGGACGCCGCCAACTGGCAGGACATCCCGGCTTCATACCACAACGGCGCGTGCGGTTTCTCGTTCGCGGATGGACATTCGGAAATCAAAAAATGGCAAAGCCGCACCTCAAAATACCCGATTCGTTACAACTACCCGACTACAATGATGGCCTTTGACGCCGCCGGCCGTAATGACTTTTATTGGTATCGCCAACACACCGGTTACGTCCGCTTCGCCAACGGTCAGGCCATGTACGGGTATTAA
- the upp gene encoding uracil phosphoribosyltransferase, protein MNGVTVIRHPLVQHNLTRLRDARTEPQEFRQVLSEVAALMIYEATRDFGTEIIPVQTPLTKTTGRRLKREVVLVPILRAGLGMLESILQLIPQARVGFIGLKRHEDTLAAQFYHQSLPEDLRAYEVLLIDPMLATGGSLSAALHLLQEHRARISQVRLVNLVAAPEGIRRVRKQFPRLKIFTAAVDARLDQRGFILPGLGDAGDRLFGV, encoded by the coding sequence GTGAACGGCGTCACGGTCATCCGACATCCGCTGGTGCAGCATAACCTGACGCGCCTGCGGGACGCGCGCACCGAGCCGCAAGAGTTTCGGCAGGTGTTGAGCGAGGTGGCGGCCTTGATGATTTATGAAGCCACCCGCGACTTTGGCACGGAAATTATTCCGGTACAAACGCCGCTCACCAAAACCACCGGACGCCGGTTAAAGCGCGAGGTGGTGCTGGTGCCAATTTTGCGGGCCGGTCTGGGCATGTTGGAATCCATTCTCCAACTGATTCCGCAAGCGCGCGTCGGATTCATTGGCTTGAAGCGTCACGAAGATACACTCGCTGCCCAATTTTATCACCAGAGTCTGCCCGAGGACCTGCGGGCGTACGAAGTATTATTGATTGATCCAATGCTGGCGACGGGCGGGAGTTTAAGCGCGGCGTTGCACTTGTTGCAGGAGCATCGCGCCCGCATTTCCCAGGTGCGACTTGTGAATCTGGTGGCCGCGCCCGAGGGCATTCGCCGGGTGCGGAAGCAATTTCCCCGGCTGAAGATTTTCACGGCCGCGGTGGACGCGCGGTTGGATCAGCGCGGCTTCATTTTGCCGGGGCTGGGGGATGCGGGCGACCGTTTGTTTGGCGTTTGA
- a CDS encoding sigma-70 family RNA polymerase sigma factor has product MYLREIGRVKLLTPAEEIALAAKVKKGDKRAREHMIKANLRLVVKIARDYEGIGLPLLDLISEGNIGLMKAVERFDPSKGGKLSTYGSWWIKQSIKRALANQSKTIRLPVHLVDKISRMRRTALKLQEEFGREPTDEELAEELQTTPARVAAMRQASIRPASLDAPISDEDSNHFSEVVQDENAEDPYVKLEDKTVADMLEEMVKNLDEREATILRYRFGLDGGTEKTLEQVGEKFGVTRERIRQIQNIALRRLRRMIEKFERTQR; this is encoded by the coding sequence TTGTATTTGCGGGAAATCGGCCGGGTCAAATTGCTGACCCCGGCGGAGGAAATTGCCCTCGCGGCCAAGGTAAAAAAAGGCGACAAGCGCGCGCGCGAACACATGATCAAAGCCAACCTGCGGTTGGTCGTTAAAATCGCGCGCGATTACGAGGGGATTGGATTGCCGCTGCTGGATTTGATCAGCGAGGGCAACATCGGTTTGATGAAGGCCGTGGAGCGATTTGATCCCTCCAAGGGCGGCAAACTTTCCACGTATGGCTCGTGGTGGATCAAGCAATCCATCAAACGCGCGCTGGCCAATCAGTCGAAGACCATTCGTTTGCCGGTGCATTTGGTGGATAAAATTTCGCGGATGCGGCGCACGGCCTTGAAGCTGCAGGAGGAATTTGGTCGCGAACCGACCGACGAGGAATTGGCGGAGGAATTGCAGACCACGCCGGCGCGCGTGGCGGCGATGCGTCAGGCCTCCATTCGCCCGGCTTCACTGGACGCTCCCATCAGCGACGAGGATTCCAACCACTTCTCCGAAGTCGTGCAGGACGAAAACGCGGAAGACCCGTACGTCAAGTTGGAGGACAAGACGGTGGCCGACATGCTCGAAGAGATGGTCAAGAACCTCGACGAGCGCGAAGCGACGATTTTGCGTTACCGCTTTGGGCTGGATGGCGGCACGGAAAAAACCTTGGAGCAGGTCGGGGAGAAATTTGGCGTGACGCGGGAGCGCATCCGGCAGATTCAAAACATCGCCCTGCGCCGCTTGCGCCGCATGATCGAAAAATTCGAGCGCACCCAACGCTGA
- a CDS encoding 2-phosphosulfolactate phosphatase, whose translation MKVDVLLSPSEYEHPTPGRFDGSVCVVFDVFRATSVMVTGLAHGARSFIPVLEIAEARQWREQHPEVLLAGERNGLRITSAVSGGVDFDLGNSPREYPASVVAGKDIVTTTTNGTRALRACVGAESILAAGLLNLRATARWLERVKPQRLLLVCAGTGANCALEDVLGAGALLKRLEPTLKRNGWSDAAQLVESAYRQAADQLLEVVAHSQNGSRLLGQPDLRADVEFCLQRDVFDVVAQMQADGRITLAH comes from the coding sequence ATGAAGGTGGATGTTTTACTCAGTCCGTCGGAATACGAGCATCCGACGCCGGGCCGATTTGACGGCAGCGTTTGTGTTGTTTTCGATGTATTCCGGGCGACCAGTGTGATGGTGACTGGTCTGGCACATGGCGCGCGCAGTTTCATTCCAGTTTTGGAAATAGCCGAAGCCCGGCAATGGCGCGAGCAGCATCCGGAGGTGTTGCTGGCTGGAGAACGCAACGGATTGCGGATTACTTCCGCAGTCAGCGGTGGGGTGGATTTTGACCTCGGCAATTCCCCCCGGGAATATCCGGCGTCGGTGGTTGCGGGCAAAGACATTGTGACCACGACGACGAACGGCACCCGGGCGTTGCGCGCTTGCGTCGGTGCGGAATCCATACTGGCGGCCGGGTTGCTCAACTTGCGCGCCACCGCGCGCTGGCTGGAGCGGGTGAAACCGCAGCGGTTGCTTTTGGTTTGCGCGGGGACCGGAGCGAACTGCGCGCTGGAGGATGTTCTGGGCGCCGGCGCGTTGCTGAAACGACTCGAGCCGACGCTGAAGCGCAACGGGTGGAGCGATGCCGCGCAGTTGGTCGAGTCGGCCTACCGACAAGCGGCGGATCAATTATTGGAGGTGGTCGCCCATTCGCAAAATGGATCGCGTTTGCTTGGACAGCCGGACTTGCGTGCGGACGTGGAATTTTGCCTTCAACGAGACGTCTTCGACGTTGTCGCTCAGATGCAGGCCGACGGTCGAATCACGCTGGCGCATTGA
- the sppA gene encoding signal peptide peptidase SppA, which produces MVISLVLLALLVISMMFNAGSFLNELAGVSNAQRRSSGPRLDEVIKESGSKEKIVVIPIEGIISSSLGGRSGFNLVDLIKAQLARAEADDTVKAVILRVDSPGGEVLASDDIARCLTKFQNTAYKPVVVSMGSLAASGGYYVSAPCSWIVANKLTITGSIGVIMHGYNYRGLMDKIGLRPEVYKSGKFKDMLSGDRETTEITAEERAMVQKLIDETYGQFKTVVAEGRDGAAKNNAEVRPLAKDWKDYADGRVLSGKEAYDLGLVDELGDFDTAVARARTLGEITKKPTLVEYRLRLDFADLFSIWGKSDATVVKVDLGVEAPQLRPGCMYFLAPTFLH; this is translated from the coding sequence ATGGTGATCTCGCTGGTGCTGCTCGCGTTGTTGGTGATCAGCATGATGTTCAACGCCGGTAGTTTTCTGAATGAACTGGCGGGCGTGAGCAACGCGCAACGCCGTTCCAGTGGGCCGCGCCTGGACGAGGTGATCAAGGAGAGCGGGAGCAAGGAAAAGATCGTTGTAATTCCCATCGAAGGAATCATTAGCAGCAGCCTGGGCGGACGAAGTGGATTCAATTTGGTGGATTTGATCAAGGCGCAGTTGGCTCGCGCAGAGGCCGACGACACGGTGAAAGCGGTCATTTTGCGCGTGGATTCTCCCGGCGGCGAAGTGCTGGCCTCGGACGACATTGCGCGCTGCCTGACCAAATTTCAGAATACGGCTTACAAACCGGTGGTGGTTTCCATGGGAAGCCTGGCGGCTTCCGGCGGTTATTACGTTTCCGCGCCGTGCAGTTGGATTGTCGCCAACAAACTGACCATCACGGGCAGCATTGGCGTGATCATGCACGGCTATAACTATCGCGGATTGATGGACAAGATTGGTCTGCGTCCCGAAGTGTACAAGAGCGGCAAGTTCAAAGACATGTTGAGTGGTGATCGTGAAACCACCGAGATTACCGCCGAGGAGCGGGCCATGGTGCAGAAGTTGATTGACGAAACCTACGGCCAATTCAAAACGGTGGTGGCTGAAGGACGCGATGGCGCCGCCAAGAACAACGCTGAGGTACGGCCGCTGGCGAAGGATTGGAAGGATTACGCGGATGGGCGGGTGTTGTCCGGTAAAGAGGCTTACGATCTCGGGTTGGTGGATGAGTTGGGGGACTTTGATACGGCGGTAGCCCGGGCCCGAACCCTGGGTGAGATCACCAAGAAACCGACTCTGGTGGAATATCGGTTGCGTTTGGATTTCGCCGACTTGTTCAGCATCTGGGGCAAGAGCGACGCAACGGTGGTCAAAGTGGATCTGGGTGTGGAAGCGCCGCAACTGCGTCCAGGCTGCATGTATTTTCTGGCCCCAACATTCCTGCATTGA